CCGATCGCCGCCTGCCCCGGCGAGCGCGTGCTGCTGCTCGGCCGCGGGTGCTCGGCGGCCGTCCCGCCTTCCtccgcggccggccgcgcccCGGGGACCGTCCTGTTCGCGCACCAGCCGTCGACGCTGCCCGACGTGGACGTCGCCGCCCGTGGCCAGGCGTGGTTCTGGTCGGAGTCGAGGGTGGGCGCGGCGCCGGGTGATCTGCTGGTGCTGAAGAAGACGGTGCCGCACCGCCATGGCGAGTTCCCCGCCGACGGCGACTCGTTCTGGTTCTTCCCAGCAGTTGATCCGGATGAGGACGCAAGGTGAAAAGCTTCGATTTTTTCTCTTCATGTATTGTCAAGCAGCTCAAGCAAATCAGGGTAAAGATAGTGATAGCATCATGACTCAGATGTGCATGGTTTAGCTCTTTAGCCTCTTACAGAGTTTACAGTTCAGTGTCATATATGAGTCCTGCTTCTGCAATTGTGATCTCAAGTGCTAATCAATTGTGTAGAGCTTTTGATACTGTTGTAGCATGTTAATCTGCTTCTGCAATGCATATTCTCTCGCTTTTTTTGTTAACTCTGCTGAGGTTATAGACTTAATAGTTTCTTCATGTATCAGTGAGAGGAAAACAGAAGTGTCAGAACATCAGTGGTTACAAGAGCATTGGCTCTGTTTTACTGTTCAATCAAATGTCGTATGAAATTATGAATTGTTCTGCAATGTGCAATATAGACAGGTAAAGAATCATCTGTAGGCTGATGCTGTAGAATTTGGGAGGAATGTTCATGCAGGGACCTCCATTGTGGATGCCTGAGTCTCCATTCTGCATAAACAGATGCATATTTAGTAACATGAATCAAGTGATGTTGGAACTCATAAAACATGGGTGCAGTCTTTAGTTGCAGAAATGCAGAGTGCAAGATGTCGAATTGTTTGGACTGAAATTTGGTTCATTCAGGAATCAGGATTAACTGTGTCTGCATATTCATTTGGGATGTTCGGTTCCCTGTGGCTGTGGCTGTGGCTGCAGTGCTGCACAGTCACAGGGCTGCAGTAGCCTAGTATAGCTTGATATAAACTAGTAGTTATTGTGGTTGCAGCTGCAGCAACATCCACAGCAACGTACAGCAATCTCAACTGAACACCCAATTTCTATCAGGCTAAGATCAAGTAGTCCATacattttactttatttttgttttggattTTTTCTTGCATTTACTTTAATGGATCAGTAGATATGAATTGTATTAATGCTAACCTTCTGTCCGATGATCCTATCCAATTAAGATGTCTTTTTGTTCTGCAGAGAAGTGTACTTACATTGTAACAGTGTTCATCCTTCAGTTTATTCACCAAACTAAATGAAATCTTTGTTATTTTGATCACAGTTGGGCATGGATGCTCCCCTGCCAAACTCCTAAATCCCCAATTCCTAGTCACCAAGCATTTTTTGTCAGTTTCATTCATTTTGTTTGAATTGCAAGCAAACAGTTATTTGGATATGGTACATGATACAATGCTGTatttttgtgttaaaaaaaaaaactcctctaGAATGGAACAAACCTGATTAGAAGGTATAATATTGTGACAAGTTGAGTCGCAAGGATATGCGCAATCGATTTCTATGCCAGGCCCTCTCTCAAAGTACCATTCACCAACCAGCTCTGCAATTGTCTGAAACAAACCAGATATCATCTATGTCTGCCTGCAAATACACCGCATATACACAACATTTTCATGTAGATTGCCAGTACCTTGTTATGCAACCTGGGCGAATTTGGTGCTAACCATGTTTCCTGCAGCTCACTCTGGCAATGTGCAAAACAAGAATTTATGAACATCCCTACACCCTGTTCATTTTGGAACGGCTTCAGAGCCGTCAACATTGCATTCCTGAGTCCTGCAGACAGATTCAGAACTCTGAAGAATGTCACGAAGACAACAACTTGAATCCAGAAATCTCACATATGCCTGTTCAATGGAATCTAAATCTGAATAATCTTTAGTGTGAATTTCGTAAGAGCAATAGACTTGCACCTATTGTTTATATGAAAATTGCACAGATTAGTATTTAGCTCTaccaagaaagagaaaaaaaaaggtaacctTGGAGAGTCGCAATTTGGGATGTACTGCATGCACCAGGATCCGACTTACAGTGGCTCCATTGGCCTTTAGGATCACATGAAGGATGCACAAAATTGTGATGGAACTGTTCAAAAAAGGTAAAAATCATGCGTTTTTGCTTGCGAGTTGTATAACCATATGCTAAAAAACATCAAGTTGCGCCATGTCATTTTTTTACCTGATATACGTCGTAAGCTGAATTCAAAATGAAGTAAGGGGTTCTGATGTATGGAAGTATATATTGCGGAAAGAAGCACTGCGCAGAGAAGTGAGACAAGAAGATTATAAAAAGTTGTAACTTTTGAACAATGAAATTCAGTACTTTGAAAgggaagataaaaaaaaatcttaattgATACTACCTGGTATGGATAGTCTGTTGAACTTAAACAGTCTTTGTTCAAATTCTTCTCAGCTCCCTGCGTGAAAAACTCATGgctttaaaaattaaaacactACCAAATAATGTGAAATCCAATGTGCAGAAACACGCTTAACTAGTCGGTTACCTGCAAAGCTACTAGGCTCCTAAAGAAAGGCTCAACAGTGTTGTTGCCAGTAATGTCATCCCTGCAGGACACCAACCAAAGTAAATTTTTGTGTTTCAACCCAATGAGTTCAAGAATCAGTCAAccaaagtaatttttttttgcttgattAGACTCCACTGTTACACATCAAGGAAAAATCCTGCGTCACTCA
Above is a window of Oryza sativa Japonica Group chromosome 10, ASM3414082v1 DNA encoding:
- the LOC4349316 gene encoding pectin acetylesterase 9 isoform X1; the encoded protein is MAQRHWPWRLAVFVAAVVTPVAAEERLVVGMTLLQAATSTGAVCLDGSPPAYHLHRGSGGGAGGWVLQFEGGGWCNDAPSCAERAGTRRGSTRSMDSLEVFSGLLSNDPDMNPDFYNWNRVKLRYCDGGSFAGDSELRNGSSVLYFRGQRIWDAIISDLLPKGLAKAQKVLLSGCSAGGLATFFHCDDLKGRLGDAVTVKCLSDAGFFLDVDDITGNNTVEPFFRSLVALQGAEKNLNKDCLSSTDYPYQCFFPQYILPYIRTPYFILNSAYDVYQFHHNFVHPSCDPKGQWSHCKSDPGACSTSQIATLQGLRNAMLTALKPFQNEQGVGMFINSCFAHCQSELQETWLAPNSPRLHNKTIAELVGEWYFERGPGIEIDCAYPCDSTCHNIIPSNQNGDSGIHNGGPCMNIPPKFYSISLQMILYLSILHIAEQFIISYDI